The DNA window GCAAGCTGCTCGCGCGTCAGCCGGCCCTTGGGGGCTGTTGCGGCCCGCTCCTCTGCGGCCTCTGCGTCTCGCCTACGTTTCGATCGAATCGTGCGTTGCAGGGTTTTGCGTTCGTCGTCGTCGTGATGCACGGGCGCCAGGTCTGCGATGTCGTGCGATTCAAGCAGCAACGGATCGTGGCGCTCTTCACCTGCGAGCAGTCGCTGCGCGTCGGCGTACGCCTTTACGTGCTGTAGTGTGAGCGTGCGATCGCTCTCGGGCGTTGAGGCGTTGAACGACACGGCGGCAATTGCATCGCCGATCTGGATGAGCTGTTGCACACGCCGGTAGCTGATAGATGTTTTTTCGCACCAGCTTCGCATGCTTTTGTAGCCCTCGGCGGTGTACAGTTCCTGGCGACTGATATTCCAGAACACCTTCGCCTTTACGTACGTGCCGATGTTTACGAAATCGATGCTTGCCTGCAGGTCCTTCAACTCCTTCTTAAGGAGCTGTTTTGCAGTTTTAAAATCGGCAGTTTGGACAGCGGTTTCCATAAAATTTCTCCTTGTTTAAAATTGGCGTAATTACGCCGTATTGACCGATTTGCCTTGAAAAGTGACGAAATTTATTTCGTCACTTTTGTGTCGTGCAGGGAAAATAAATTCCCCCGGTTCATGCCTCCGCGATCAGCGCGCCTATCTCCTCGATGTCCTCGTCTTGGACCACGATAAAAGGTCTCGCGGGGATGGGTATGGGATGCGGCGCGGTGAACTGCACGCCCGGTGGGTAGTTGCCGTCCTTTCGCAGGAATTTCGCCATGCCCCCTTCGCCGATGATGTAAGGCGTTCCGCCCGGGTGCTGGATTGTCCCGCCGTATTGATGGATGGCCGCATATACCAGATGTGACGACATGATCACCGACAGGCCGTCTACGCGCGCGTCGATCGACGCAGCGAGCGCGCCTTTATCCTGCAAAACACCACGCGAGTGCGGGCGTTTTGTCGGCTGCCACTTGAGCGTACCGCCCGCCGGCTGGCCGTCAGGTCCCATACTGTAACGGCCTCCTGCCTGGAAGTTTTTCTCCACCGATCGCACAAGCACCTGTGCGATGACCGGCATGAGGGGGGCCGGATCCAGCACGCGCTCGATTGCCGCGAGCAGCTCGGT is part of the Ignavibacteriota bacterium genome and encodes:
- a CDS encoding phage virion morphogenesis protein, whose translation is MEAFTIDTTELLAAIERVLDPAPLMPVIAQVLVRSVEKNFQAGGRYSMGPDGQPAGGTLKWQPTKRPHSRGVLQDKGALAASIDARVDGLSVIMSSHLVYAAIHQYGGTIQHPGGTPYIIGEGGMAKFLRKDGNYPPGVQFTAPHPIPIPARPFIVVQDEDIEEIGALIAEA